The stretch of DNA GGCTTTCCAGGTAGAACAGTTTTTGTTAGTGGAAGGATTGGATTTAGGCCTTTATCAGGCCAATGTTCACGACTAGACATAGGTGCAATTGCCCCTTCATAAGTAGCTGAGAAGGCTTCTTTCTTGTAACATTcagcaaaaaaatcatactcacTAAGATTGGAATACCACATGCAAACTAATGCATGACCACAGGGAATACCTATAAGGTCATAAGATTTGCAAGAGCATGTTTTGGTCTCTAAATTTATTGATTCCACCTGCCCAGTAGACACTGTCACTTGGAATGATCCTCCAACAGACTTTGTACAGTGACATTTCATTGCAAACTTCCTATTCTTCTAAAGGATATCAAAGATCCTTTTCCCTACTAGATTTGTCCACTTACTAACACTttctttttactttctcattCTATCCATCAACCAATAACAAACATCCTCTAATAGAGTTATGATTGCCTTGTCTCTTCCATCTAGTATGGTTGAGTTGAAACTCTTACAAAGATTACTCAGTAACATATCACACTTAGTAGAAGTCCTAAAGTGGGACTTGGTCCATTCAGATGGTGACTTTTTGGACAACCAATCAAAAGCTGCTGCATTAGTCTCCTTCAATTCATTCATTCTCCTTTTGAATTCTTCCACTGTAATAGCTCTAGCACAAGCCCATAATTGTTGCTTCAACAACAATTCAGGAAACTCCGTCTTGAAGTTAGCATAAAAATGCCTAACACAAAATTGTATTTCAAAACCTTCATAAACTGTTCCTAAAGCCTTTTCTAGTCCCTTTTGTCTGTCTAAAATGAAAGTGAAGAATCCTGTGTCTTCTACATCTAGGTCCTCTTTCAGTAGTTGCACAAACCAAGTCCAACTATTAGTGCTTTCCTTTTCAACTATAGCATATGCAAGAGGAAACATGTTGTTATTTCCATTAATACTAATGGCTACAAGCAACATACCTCTgcaatatcttttcaaaaagcACCCATCTAGCTTGATGATGGGCCTGCAGAACTTGAAACTAGATTTACATACTGAAGGCATATATAAACCCTTTCAAAAAACCTTATATCATTCACTAAACTTGTTCTGATAAAAATTGTGCTGCCAGGATTAAGTTTTACTAATTGTGCAAAATAAGCATGTGGAATATCATATTGATCTTTAGCAGTCCCATGTATCTTGGCTATAGCTTTTTTCTTAACTCAATAAAAAGTCTAGGAGGAGAGTTTAGGATTTTCTTTCTTGAAATCACCAAATGACATGGCTGGATTTTCTCTGAACTTCTCTAAGAACTCTTTTGCAATCCAATCAGTATCTACCAGCCTGTTTTCCCATAAAATTCCACAACTGTGTTCTTCCTCAAATTTATTGATTCACATTATAGTGCATGCATCTCTCATCCTATGAGCATACATTAACCATTTATAGCCTTCTTATTTGCATACAACTCTAATTCTCAACCTATCATTGTTAATATTTCGGTATTGCCTATCAATGCTGATAAAATGTTCCTTTAATGCTTCTCTCAAGTACTCAACCGTAGGGAATTCCATTTCCAATTCAAACTTGATATCTTCAGGCTTGAACTGTGGATCAAATTCAATGTGTTTCTTTTTAAGCACTGGTCCATCTTCTTTATCACTAACCAAGCTGACCAAATCATCATCCTCTTCATATCCtccaccatcatcatcatcttggtAAGCTTGACTGCATAAATCATTGAGTGACCCCAACCACTGGCTAGGGTCAGTTGTTCCTTCTTCAACTAATTTTGGATCTTGGGTTTGTGGAGCATATTCCTCTTCCACAAAATTTGGATCTTCTACTGATTGTTTTTTTGCCTCCTAGTAGGTGTTTCTCTTACTCTCTTTCTGGTTTGGGGtggtgttaggctatttttagcctaagttttgggtcacattttatagttgtttttcttctttattattatttttggaatagaattacgcttgttttctttggtttcaggtttctacacttgggatgtataaattggacaaatttcggaaaacagtgatctataaaatagaggaaattttgaaagagaatacagctaaaacttcaagcctaaattcgactatgttctgatcatattttggaaaaagtcaaagcataaaagttttagatcttttttttatctttctaacgcatcttgaatcagctcatttggAGTTTAGATGAGAAATTTATGCCCATTTTACTAAAAGAGATCGAAGcagaaaattccatctcgccgcggcgagatttccatggccgcggctagaaagtctgggcagaaacgtggttttttgatgcacttttggccgcggtgagaccacttttggccgcggcgagcgtccgtacagtcaggggtatttttgtccgatgaaccctaaaaattagatataaatagaaaactgcgattggaagtcaagggAAGGGATTTGGAACCCTTAAACACAGCAGAGAGCAGCAGGAAGAGCATagtgattcaagtgaagatccagaattcatccaccaacagtttctttctttattcctctttaatttctttatgttgaatattgctataggaatggttatggatttatttctgaactaaatttctcatttagggaggatgatgattgttgtttaatgttttgcctagttaatgtttaattgccattccttcattcttgcttgtgaaattatcttaatttgggcttattttcatgtttaagattgatcaccttatgcatgctttatgatctcaattcgaaatctgaaaagtgagaattgagaatgctaaaatttggataatcgatgttctatgtgaaacgagagtatttacatggcttatgtgacaagtagatttttacctaatgctgatttcatgttagtttaattaaggaattaattagataacatgtgatttagaatctagaagatctgaaaagagctaggttactttataatctgtcattcacttcaagaataggatagcaattaggcattaacgatttgggtaaacaacaacaggattctcctccctatcatctcatcttgcttaaactCTAACTGTGttataagttttctgaatttctttaattcttttaaatcaaaattctttacgatttgccaaatagaattataggtatagtttagtagtagttaatccaattccctgtggttcgacctcacctgtgtgagtttactacttgattgcgtatacttgcgtagtgtttatagGTGGTCTTTGGGACACATTTTGAGATCTGGTTTAGGGTGGTGTTTTGGATGGTGTTTCTCTTACTCTTTTTTGGTTTAGGGTGGTGTTCGAGATACACTTCTAGATATGGTGCAGGGTGGTGTTTGGGCTACTATGTGACTGGTTTATGGTGTTTTAGAAGGTGTTTGGAATCTGGTTTGTGGTGTTTTGGAACAACCTTCTCCTTTTCTGGTTTTGGATATTGTTTGAGATCTGTTTTGGGGTGATTTGTTGAGACTTGACTGGCCTTTGTTTTTTCTGGTTTGAGGTGGTGTTTTGGATGGATTTTTAGACTCGGTTTGGGGTGATTGGAATAGTTCTATATGGAAAGTTTTTTTCTTGGTTTGGGGTGGTGTTTTGGTTGTTATGTGGGACTTGGTTTTGGGTGAtggtgttgggctttgtgccctaaataaaattctatttcaatgtaatcttttctattcaatcatcaataaagaaacagatttaattccattacttgtttaatgtgttatttggttcatgtgatcatttatttacttatttgattaataaattcatcccAACCCTTATCACActaatattcttgtttattgtgctgtcaacacagtggaaagtaatcaagattgtgtgattaaatgtagtCCTAGCTTTATCAGTACACagtagaacatatagagtattctatgtaactgagagtgtaattctaagttctatagtggttcaacgaggaattaataagttagaaaatttacttagtaaattctagatctgcttttTAAGAGCTcgagcccatggtccccatactagttgagacaaactgcttgtaagaatcagttaattgattttagttaatcaatcttaattctaaaattagactatgtctagtttgtgaattttcactatgttatggtttgattgtgaagaaatggtattttagggttaatttattaattaagagactttgtggagtctaattaataaatattataaatgacaattttatttgataattattttaattattaaataaatagtttttgcatttatagggttgaagtaGCAAAAAGTGGTATATGTGAacaatagataaaatagttgagaaaaatggcaaaaagcAAACTAGTGTAGGGCCCACTATGTGGCCGGCCACTAGGTGCCAATTTTACtctattttaatcaattttttttattccaaataattcaaccctaaccctagtggaaattattataaaaggaaggctatggtctcattatccaactaatgcctctaaagctaaaaaccttgtttttctctctaggtttatgagacatcttccttcttcttcttctaattcaaaaataccatagcctttcttcacaaaacaaaattcagccattagtgattgagtacatgtccacacataacaagtgagtccttaatcatagtatgtaagactgtgaagaatccaaacaataagaaggagaatcgagctcagatcttggtgatactctgctacagaaaggatataaGGGTTAGAGCTCTGAGCGGAAAGAGTCATTTCATTccactgcaaccactgtaaggtttctcatactttttatgtgtttattttcatcgttttagaaattcatattaggatgttaataacatacttgttagtaaatctagatcctggtaaaagatATTCCACCAGATGGGTAGGAATTTAACTGGCCAATTTTTTTCTTGGTTTGGGGTTGTgttttggatgttgtttgacactTGGTTTTGGGTGATGGGCAAGGATTTAATTGGCTTGTTCTTCCTTGTGTTTGGGATCTGGTTTTTGCTGATGTTTTGCTAGTTTGGGCTTTCTCTAGTTTGGATTGTGTTTGAAAGTTGTTCTAATTGCTCTACCACAACAAACAAAAATGGGTCCTCAAAGGAGGTTGGGTATGAATCTTCGTCTATCATTAAATATCTTGAACCTAGAACTCGAGATATATTTACGGTACGTTTTGCCGATTGTGATTTTGATGAGACAAGTTTCTTAACTTTAGGGGGAAGGGAAAAGAAATTACTTTATATGGAATGCACAatctgttgggattttatgccctaaataaaacccatttcaatataatttgatttgttatctatagaagattagaagtcatttatgtttacatgtagttttcatgtttatggtttaatgtataCAATTTATGTTAAattcagaacatatagttattcacaattacagtgatgtcaacacagtagaaggtaattgtgattatatgcttcaaaatataagtcccttgattcatcagtgtactggatttacactgatgtgatagtcagcgataaagcttacttacaccttggataagtgttatgttctttccagaacattggcaaagtatgctagtttcggatgtatggagtatacattggactgggaccgatattgatcttggtgaatatattataatcttaccgttgtatctttctaagtcaatatcactggttgatcttagaccaaaagatcttaatcctgacatggttaggttcaatctcaagagtgttattttgtgttctttgatttgttagttaaagccTACCATTTGGTTCGGGTcgaacgtacattttggaaacatgatagtacaattgagtaggagcgctaaacataggtatggaatctatagcttctatctggacataaaagtgaaatgataatttctttcgagcttgacttaataaagataaa from Cannabis sativa cultivar Pink pepper isolate KNU-18-1 chromosome 2, ASM2916894v1, whole genome shotgun sequence encodes:
- the LOC115720285 gene encoding uncharacterized protein LOC115720285 — encoded protein: MKCHCTKSVGGSFQVTVSTGQVESINLETKTCSCKSYDLIGIPCGHALVCMWYSNLSEYDFFAECYKKEAFSATYEGAIAPMSSREHWPDKGLNPILPLTKTVLPGKPKKSRRREESPQKKKMGRPPKKNPNPQTVKRNMRRSKQQARESIIIQPPSSAH